The proteins below come from a single Chrysoperla carnea chromosome 1, inChrCarn1.1, whole genome shotgun sequence genomic window:
- the LOC123305137 gene encoding leucine carboxyl methyltransferase 1 codes for MEDEPIQATNDDASECKRCAVQLGYWQDNYITLFIKPTERRTPEINRGYYARVKGVEMFIEKFLKKAGDQAQIINLGCGFDTLYWRLKDADINVANYVELDFPNVTGRKCYAIKRHKQLLERIHDPDSEIRLSSTDLHAGNYHLIGVDLRNLKEFESKIIQAEINYTLPTLFIAECVLVYIESECVHKLLSWIGTKFQSSVFVNYEMVNLHDIFGNIMLENLKARGCNLAGIDACKNLETQQERFKKAGWDGATAWDMIKIYHALPSTDRHRVEKIEFLDEQEVIVQLFQHYCICVAWNGTEFADLDIT; via the coding sequence ATGGAAGACGAACCGATACAAGCAACCAATGATGATGCAAGTGAGTGTAAACGTTGTGCCGTACAATTGGGGTATTGGCAGGATAATTACATTACGTTATTTATTAAACCAACCGAAAGACGAACACCCGAAATTAATAGAGGGTATTATGCCCGCGTAAAAGGTGTTGaaatgtttattgaaaaatttttaaaaaaagccgGTGATCAAGCACAAATTATCAATCTTGGATGTGGTTTTGATACATTGTATTGGCGACTTAAAGATGCTGATATTAATGTTGCAAATTATGTAGAATTAGATTTTCCAAATGTTACAGGACGTAAATGTTATGCTATTAAACGTCATAAACAATTACTGGAGAGAATACATGATCCAGACAGCGAAATACGTTTAAGTTCAACTGATTTACACGCTGGAAATTATCACTTAATTGGAGTAGATTTACGTAACTTAAAAGAATTCGAATCGAAAATCATTCAAGCAGAAATTAACTACACTTTACCCACATTATTCATTGCTGAGTGTGTTTTAGTTTACATAGAGTCAGAATGCGTACATAAATTACTGAGCTGGATCGGAACAAAATTCCAATCTTCAGTGTTTGTAAACTACGAAATGGTAAacttacatgatatttttggaaatattatgtTGGAAAACCTAAAAGCTCGTGGTTGTAATTTAGCTGGCATTGATGCTTGTAAAAATTTAGAAACGCAACAAGAACGATTTAAAAAAGCTGGATGGGATGGTGCCACGGCATGggatatgattaaaatttaccaTGCTTTACCATCAACCGATCGGCATCGtgtggaaaaaattgaatttttggatGAACAAGAAGTGATTGTGCAGCTATTTCAGCATTATTGTATATGTGTAGCTTGGAATGGTACTGAATTTGCTGACTTAGATATAacatag